The Flaviramulus sp. BrNp1-15 genome has a window encoding:
- the hisF gene encoding imidazole glycerol phosphate synthase subunit HisF, which produces MLTKRIIPCLDIKNGRTVKGINFVDLRDAGDPVELAKQYADLGADELVFLDISATLEGRATTLDMVLHVAEQVNIPFTVGGGISSIEDVDALLKCGADKVSINSSAVKRPELVNELADKFGSQCVVVAIDAKQIGDNWKVHLAGGSIPTEIDLFEWAKEVEQRGAGEILFTSMNHDGTKNGFANEALAKLSSSLNIPIIASGGAGNMQHFVDTFKEGKADAALAASVFHFGEIPISELKKELKKNNIEVRL; this is translated from the coding sequence ATGTTAACAAAAAGAATTATACCCTGTTTAGATATTAAAAATGGACGAACTGTAAAAGGAATCAATTTTGTTGATTTAAGAGATGCGGGCGACCCGGTAGAACTTGCAAAACAATACGCCGATTTGGGAGCAGATGAATTGGTTTTTTTAGATATTTCTGCTACTTTAGAAGGTCGTGCTACTACTTTAGATATGGTTTTACACGTTGCAGAACAAGTTAATATTCCGTTTACTGTTGGCGGAGGGATTTCTTCTATTGAGGACGTAGATGCGCTTCTAAAATGTGGGGCAGATAAGGTTTCTATAAATTCTTCAGCTGTAAAGCGTCCAGAATTAGTTAACGAACTTGCCGATAAATTTGGAAGCCAATGTGTTGTAGTTGCTATTGATGCAAAACAAATTGGTGATAATTGGAAAGTTCATTTAGCAGGGGGAAGTATACCTACAGAAATTGATTTATTTGAATGGGCAAAAGAAGTAGAACAACGAGGAGCTGGTGAAATTTTATTTACATCAATGAATCATGATGGTACTAAAAATGGTTTTGCAAATGAAGCTTTAGCTAAACTATCTTCATCTTTAAATATTCCTATAATTGCTTCTGGTGGCGCTGGAAATATGCAACATTTTGTAGATACTTTTAAAGAAGGAAAAGCAGACGCCGCTTTGGCTGCAAGTGTTTTCCATTTTGGTGAAATACCTATTTCAGAATTAAAAAAAGAGTTAAAAAAGAACAATATAGAAGTAC
- the hisA gene encoding 1-(5-phosphoribosyl)-5-[(5-phosphoribosylamino)methylideneamino]imidazole-4-carboxamide isomerase, with product MRIIPAIDIIDGKCVRLTKGDYGTKKVYSESPLEIAKAFEASGIEYLHLVDLDGAKAQHIVNYKVLEQIASKTSLKIDFGGGLKTNEDLHIAFNSGAKQITGGSIAVKDPKTFEGWISKYGSAKIILGADSDHGKVSISGWMEQSEEDVIPFIKAYQKKSIQYVICTDISKDGMLEGPSIDLYKQIISECTNSSSGQSIKLIASGGISDISELPLLKEIGCEGVIIGKAIYENRISLKQLEKYV from the coding sequence ATGAGAATTATACCAGCCATAGATATTATAGACGGAAAATGTGTTCGCTTAACTAAAGGTGATTATGGCACCAAAAAAGTATATAGCGAAAGCCCTTTAGAAATTGCAAAAGCATTTGAAGCTTCTGGTATTGAATATTTACATTTAGTTGATTTAGACGGTGCTAAAGCACAGCATATTGTAAATTACAAGGTCTTAGAACAGATAGCGTCTAAAACAAGCTTAAAAATTGATTTTGGCGGCGGTTTAAAAACAAATGAAGATTTACATATTGCTTTTAATTCTGGAGCTAAACAAATAACTGGAGGTAGTATTGCTGTAAAAGACCCTAAAACTTTTGAAGGGTGGATTTCAAAATATGGTTCTGCTAAAATTATTTTAGGTGCCGATAGTGATCATGGAAAAGTTTCAATAAGTGGTTGGATGGAACAAAGCGAAGAAGATGTGATTCCGTTTATTAAAGCATATCAAAAAAAGAGTATCCAATACGTTATTTGCACAGATATTTCAAAAGATGGTATGCTTGAAGGACCTTCAATTGATTTGTACAAGCAAATTATTTCAGAATGCACGAACAGCAGTAGTGGGCAGTCTATAAAATTAATTGCTTCCGGTGGTATTTCAGATATTTCAGAATTACCACTTTTAAAAGAAATAGGTTGTGAAGGTGTTATTATTGGAAAAGCCATTTACGAAAACAGAATTAGTTTAAAACAATTAGAGAAATATGTTTAA
- the hisH gene encoding imidazole glycerol phosphate synthase subunit HisH, producing MKLVIIDYGAGNIKSIQFAFKRLGFDAVLSNNPEEIKAADKIIFPGVGEASSAMKMLKESGLDKLIPKLKQPVLGICLGMQLLCEFSEEGNTKGLGVFNTQVKRFSNDVKVPQMGWNVIKDLKSDLFKGIKENEYMYLVHSYYAEHCEQTIAKTDYGINYASALQHDNFYGVQFHPEKSSLAGEKILKNFIEL from the coding sequence ATGAAATTAGTGATTATTGATTACGGAGCAGGAAACATAAAAAGTATTCAATTTGCCTTTAAACGCTTAGGTTTTGATGCTGTTTTGTCCAACAATCCAGAGGAGATTAAAGCTGCAGATAAAATTATTTTCCCAGGAGTAGGTGAGGCAAGCAGTGCTATGAAAATGCTTAAAGAAAGTGGCTTAGATAAATTAATTCCAAAATTAAAACAACCTGTTTTGGGTATTTGCTTAGGTATGCAATTGCTTTGTGAATTTTCAGAAGAAGGGAACACTAAAGGTTTGGGCGTTTTTAACACTCAGGTTAAGCGTTTTTCAAATGATGTAAAAGTACCTCAAATGGGATGGAATGTAATAAAAGATTTGAAATCCGATTTATTTAAAGGAATTAAAGAAAACGAATACATGTATTTGGTTCATAGTTATTATGCTGAACATTGCGAGCAAACCATAGCGAAAACAGATTATGGTATCAATTATGCTTCGGCTTTACAACATGATAATTTTTACGGCGTACAGTTTCATCCGGAAAAGAGTAGCTTAGCAGGAGAAAAAATATTGAAAAATTTTATAGAATTATAA
- the hisB gene encoding bifunctional histidinol-phosphatase/imidazoleglycerol-phosphate dehydratase HisB — translation MKKVLFIDRDGTIIREPADEQIDAFAKLDFYPKVFQYLSRIAKELDYEIVMITNQDGLGTEVFPEDTFWPVHNFILKCFEQEGVVFKEQFIDRTFAKDNAPTRKPNTGLLTKYFSDDYDLENSFVIGDRLTDIELAKNLGSKGVFINDETHLGTDEITVKRDELDNYIALETNDWAKIYEFLKADERSGGIIRNTNETKIAIQINLDGTGKSKIDTGIAFFDHMLDQIARHGQLDLNIKVDGDLEVDEHHTIEDTAIALGELFNKVLGNKLGIERYGFCLPMDDCYAQAAIDFGGRNWLVWEADFKREMIGKMPTEMFYHFFKSFTDGAKCNLNIKAEGTNEHHKIEAIFKAFAKAIKMAVKRDIEKMILPSTKGML, via the coding sequence ATGAAAAAAGTATTATTCATAGACCGAGACGGAACCATTATTAGAGAACCTGCCGATGAGCAAATAGATGCTTTTGCAAAATTAGACTTTTATCCAAAGGTTTTTCAGTATTTGAGTAGAATTGCTAAAGAATTGGATTATGAAATCGTCATGATTACCAATCAGGATGGTTTAGGTACTGAGGTTTTTCCTGAGGACACGTTTTGGCCAGTTCATAATTTCATATTAAAATGTTTTGAGCAAGAAGGTGTAGTCTTTAAAGAACAGTTTATTGATAGAACATTTGCTAAAGATAATGCGCCAACCAGAAAGCCAAATACAGGGTTGTTAACCAAGTATTTTTCTGATGATTACGATTTAGAAAACTCTTTTGTAATAGGTGATAGATTAACAGATATAGAACTTGCAAAAAACCTTGGGTCTAAAGGTGTTTTTATTAATGATGAAACACATTTAGGAACAGATGAAATTACTGTGAAGCGTGATGAATTGGATAATTATATAGCTTTAGAAACTAACGATTGGGCTAAAATTTATGAGTTTTTAAAAGCCGATGAACGCTCTGGTGGCATAATTAGAAATACTAATGAAACCAAAATTGCTATTCAAATAAATTTGGATGGTACAGGTAAAAGTAAAATTGATACTGGAATTGCTTTTTTTGACCACATGTTAGATCAAATTGCGCGTCACGGTCAATTAGATTTAAATATAAAAGTTGATGGCGACTTAGAAGTTGATGAGCACCACACTATTGAAGATACAGCAATTGCTTTAGGCGAATTATTCAACAAAGTTTTAGGAAACAAACTAGGTATAGAACGCTATGGTTTTTGTTTACCAATGGACGATTGTTATGCGCAAGCAGCTATCGATTTTGGAGGCAGAAACTGGTTAGTTTGGGAAGCCGATTTTAAACGCGAAATGATTGGTAAAATGCCAACCGAAATGTTTTATCATTTCTTTAAATCGTTTACAGATGGTGCAAAATGTAATTTAAATATAAAAGCAGAAGGCACAAACGAACACCACAAAATCGAAGCAATTTTTAAAGCTTTTGCAAAAGCAATTAAAATGGCAGTAAAACGAGATATAGAAAAAATGATTTTGCCATCAACAAAAGGTATGTTGTAA
- the hisC gene encoding histidinol-phosphate transaminase, with protein sequence MNIQDLIRPTVKALKPYSSARDEYQGNSSDMVFLDANENPFENGVNRYPDPQQRTLKTVLSEIKGIPTNNTLLGNGSDEVLDLIFRAFCEPNQDNIIILPPTYGMYSVLAGINAIGIKKVNLTDDFQLDIDKILDVADSNSKVLFLCSPNNPTGNSLRANDIETLLNNFKGIVAIDEAYIDFSNEESWAKRLREFPNLIVTQTLSKAYGMAGIRLGICYASQEIISVLNRIKPPYNVNELTQKKAIELLSDRSIAKNQIENILEERETLKSELQSIDFVSKIYPSDANFILAKVDDATKRYNQLIDKGIVIRNRTTQPGCENCLRFTVGTPDENKILIEALNNLS encoded by the coding sequence ATGAATATTCAAGATTTAATACGACCGACTGTAAAAGCGCTTAAACCGTATTCATCTGCAAGAGATGAGTATCAAGGTAATAGTAGCGATATGGTTTTTCTGGATGCTAATGAAAATCCTTTTGAAAATGGCGTAAATCGTTATCCAGATCCGCAACAGCGAACGTTAAAAACAGTTTTATCAGAAATAAAAGGAATTCCGACTAATAATACGCTTTTAGGAAATGGTAGTGACGAAGTTTTAGACTTGATTTTTAGAGCATTTTGTGAACCAAATCAAGATAACATCATCATATTACCGCCAACTTATGGCATGTACAGCGTTTTAGCTGGAATTAATGCTATTGGTATTAAAAAAGTGAATTTAACAGACGATTTTCAATTGGATATTGATAAAATATTAGATGTTGCTGATAGTAATAGTAAGGTTCTGTTTTTATGTTCACCAAATAATCCAACAGGAAATAGTTTAAGAGCTAACGATATTGAAACGCTATTAAATAATTTTAAGGGTATTGTTGCTATTGATGAAGCTTATATAGATTTTTCGAATGAAGAAAGTTGGGCAAAAAGGTTAAGAGAATTCCCTAATTTAATCGTAACCCAAACGCTTTCAAAAGCCTATGGTATGGCAGGAATTAGATTAGGAATCTGCTATGCTTCACAAGAGATTATATCTGTTTTAAATCGCATTAAACCACCTTATAATGTTAATGAGTTAACTCAGAAAAAAGCTATTGAATTATTATCTGACAGAAGCATTGCTAAAAATCAAATAGAAAATATTCTAGAAGAACGAGAAACTTTAAAATCTGAATTACAATCAATTGATTTTGTTTCAAAAATATATCCATCTGATGCTAATTTTATTTTAGCTAAAGTTGATGATGCGACAAAACGTTATAATCAACTCATTGATAAAGGGATTGTTATTCGAAATAGAACCACACAACCAGGATGTGAAAACTGTTTACGATTTACGGTTGGAACTCCAGATGAAAATAAAATATTAATTGAAGCATTAAATAATTTAAGTTAG
- the hisD gene encoding histidinol dehydrogenase, giving the protein MQIIDNSNKDNWEDILKRPTQTVDDIEATVIQIFDEVKQKGDDAIKKYTSKFDGIDLESNTVSQTEIEDAKKNVPIKLQYAIKQAKQNIEAFHKVQKTQKIDIETTNGVQCWQEKRPIQKVGLYIPGGTAPLFSTVLMLAIPAQIAGCKTIVLCSPPNKEGKLAPEILFAAQLCGVTKIIKVGGIQAIAGLTFGTENIPQVYKIFGPGNQFVTVAKQLATKYGVAIDMPAGPSELLVVADESANASYIASDLLSQAEHGIDSQVILVSTSKHLVSKVSEEIEKQLSVLPRKAIAEKAIANSKLIYVENDEIALELINEYGPEHFIICTNNEDFYVDGIANAGSVFIGDYTPESAGDYASGTNHTLPTNGFSKAYSGVNLDSFLKSMTFQKISKEGLLNIGKTIELMAEAEGLQAHKNAVSIRLKDLK; this is encoded by the coding sequence ATGCAAATCATAGATAATTCAAATAAAGATAATTGGGAAGACATTTTAAAGCGTCCTACTCAAACTGTTGACGATATTGAAGCTACGGTAATTCAAATTTTTGATGAAGTAAAGCAAAAAGGAGATGATGCTATAAAAAAATATACTTCAAAATTTGATGGTATTGATTTAGAATCTAATACAGTTTCTCAAACAGAAATTGAAGATGCTAAAAAGAATGTACCTATTAAACTTCAATATGCCATTAAACAGGCAAAACAAAATATTGAAGCTTTTCATAAGGTACAAAAAACACAAAAAATAGATATAGAAACAACTAATGGGGTACAATGCTGGCAGGAAAAAAGACCTATTCAAAAAGTGGGTTTATACATTCCAGGAGGCACTGCGCCTTTGTTTTCTACGGTTTTAATGCTGGCAATACCAGCACAAATTGCAGGATGCAAAACCATTGTTTTATGCTCACCACCAAATAAAGAAGGTAAACTTGCTCCAGAAATTTTATTTGCGGCACAACTTTGTGGTGTTACTAAAATTATAAAAGTTGGTGGTATACAAGCTATTGCAGGATTAACTTTTGGAACTGAAAATATACCACAGGTTTATAAAATTTTTGGTCCGGGAAATCAATTTGTAACTGTAGCAAAACAGTTAGCAACAAAATACGGTGTAGCGATTGATATGCCTGCAGGTCCAAGTGAGCTATTGGTAGTTGCTGATGAAAGTGCAAATGCATCTTATATTGCTTCAGATTTGTTAAGTCAAGCAGAACATGGTATAGATAGTCAGGTGATTTTAGTTTCAACTTCAAAGCATTTAGTTAGTAAAGTTTCAGAAGAAATTGAAAAACAACTAAGTGTACTTCCGCGTAAAGCGATTGCAGAAAAAGCCATTGCTAACTCAAAATTAATTTATGTAGAAAATGACGAAATCGCCCTAGAGTTAATTAATGAATATGGGCCTGAACATTTCATTATATGTACAAATAATGAAGATTTTTATGTAGATGGTATTGCTAATGCAGGTTCGGTATTTATTGGAGATTACACACCAGAAAGCGCTGGTGATTATGCTTCTGGAACTAACCATACGTTGCCAACAAATGGTTTTAGTAAAGCGTATTCTGGAGTGAATTTAGATAGTTTTTTAAAGAGTATGACCTTTCAAAAAATATCAAAAGAAGGGCTTTTAAATATTGGAAAAACAATAGAGTTAATGGCAGAAGCAGAAGGTTTACAAGCTCACAAAAATGCTGTTTCAATAAGATTAAAGGATTTAAAGTAA
- the hisG gene encoding ATP phosphoribosyltransferase, whose amino-acid sequence MSKLKIAVQKSGRLNEESLELLKNCGISIDNGKDQLKAKARNFPLEVLYLRNGDIPQYLRDGVVDIAILGENTLIEKGQDLPIKERLGFSKCKVSIAVPKSLKYDSIKDLRGKKIATSYPNTVNKYFEEKGEKADIHIINGSVEIAPNIGLADAIVDIVSSGSTLFKNNLKEVEVLFKSEAVLTSTPELSSDKQEILDKLLFRIKSVLKGRESKYVLLNAPNDKLDIIIDILPGMKSPTVLPLAEEGWSSVHSVISKNEFWDVIDELKANGAQGILVCPIEKMVL is encoded by the coding sequence ATGAGTAAATTAAAAATTGCAGTTCAAAAATCAGGACGATTAAACGAAGAATCACTAGAACTACTTAAAAATTGTGGTATTTCAATTGATAATGGTAAAGACCAACTAAAAGCTAAAGCACGAAATTTTCCTTTGGAAGTATTGTATTTGCGTAATGGTGATATCCCTCAATATTTACGTGATGGGGTTGTAGATATTGCTATTTTAGGAGAGAATACTTTAATTGAAAAAGGACAAGATTTACCAATAAAAGAACGTCTTGGATTTTCAAAATGTAAAGTATCTATAGCGGTACCAAAAAGTTTAAAATATGATTCAATTAAAGATTTAAGAGGTAAAAAAATTGCTACTTCGTACCCAAATACAGTAAATAAATATTTTGAGGAAAAAGGTGAGAAAGCCGATATTCATATTATTAATGGTTCGGTTGAAATTGCACCTAATATTGGTTTAGCTGATGCGATTGTTGATATCGTTTCCAGCGGAAGCACCTTGTTTAAGAATAATTTAAAGGAGGTTGAAGTGCTCTTTAAAAGTGAAGCTGTATTAACATCAACCCCCGAATTATCAAGCGATAAACAGGAGATATTAGATAAGCTTTTATTTAGAATTAAATCGGTATTAAAAGGTAGAGAATCTAAATATGTGCTGTTAAACGCACCAAATGATAAACTAGATATAATTATAGATATTTTACCAGGTATGAAGAGTCCAACGGTACTGCCATTAGCAGAAGAAGGTTGGAGTTCGGTACACTCTGTAATTAGTAAAAATGAATTCTGGGATGTTATAGATGAATTAAAGGCTAACGGAGCTCAAGGTATTTTAGTTTGTCCTATTGAAAAAATGGTGCTTTAG
- a CDS encoding prohibitin family protein, translating to MEKLPKIALPFIIVGIILVVLLAKSAVTIGSGEAGVLYKTFDNGVVTDAPPLGEGFHIVAPWNKVIVYEVRQQELFEKMKVLSSNGLEIQIDASAWYEPVYNDLGNLHQSLGENYLDRVIKPAIRSAARSVVGRYTPEQLYSSKRDAIQDEIFDETKKILAKQYVQLNEVLVRDVTLPNTIKDAIERKLKQEQESLEYEFRLVTAAKEAEKVIIEAEGKAESNRILSASLTDKILQDKGIDATMKLAESPNSKVIVIGSGDSGLPIILGNQ from the coding sequence ATGGAAAAATTACCAAAAATCGCATTACCTTTTATAATTGTAGGCATCATATTAGTTGTCTTATTAGCAAAATCTGCAGTTACAATAGGTTCAGGAGAAGCGGGAGTACTTTATAAAACATTTGATAATGGTGTTGTAACAGATGCTCCACCTTTAGGAGAAGGCTTTCATATTGTTGCACCTTGGAATAAAGTAATTGTATACGAAGTGCGTCAACAAGAACTTTTTGAAAAAATGAAAGTATTATCATCAAACGGGTTAGAAATTCAAATTGATGCTTCTGCTTGGTACGAGCCTGTTTACAATGATTTAGGAAACCTACACCAATCTTTAGGTGAAAATTACTTAGACAGAGTAATTAAACCAGCTATTCGTAGTGCTGCACGTAGTGTTGTTGGACGTTATACGCCAGAGCAATTATATTCTAGTAAGCGTGATGCTATACAAGATGAAATATTTGATGAAACTAAAAAGATTTTAGCAAAGCAATACGTACAATTAAATGAAGTATTAGTTAGAGATGTAACTTTGCCTAATACAATTAAAGATGCGATTGAGCGTAAACTTAAACAAGAGCAAGAATCTTTAGAGTACGAGTTTAGACTGGTAACTGCTGCTAAAGAAGCTGAAAAAGTAATTATTGAAGCCGAAGGAAAAGCAGAGTCAAACAGAATTTTAAGTGCTTCTTTAACTGATAAAATTTTACAGGACAAAGGTATAGATGCTACTATGAAATTAGCAGAATCACCAAATAGTAAAGTTATTGTTATTGGTTCAGGAGATAGCGGATTGCCTATTATTCTTGGAAATCAGTAG
- a CDS encoding VWA domain-containing protein: protein MQTETLLYIILAAIVALLVALFQYINKKKSMSKLNMLFSFLRFISVFSVLLLLINPSFDQVKLSIEKPNLVIAIDNSSSIKHLNQNEQTSKFIESLTNNQDLKEKFNIELYTFGESLKTFDSLSFSENQTNIFNAFSQLSQVYKQTISPTLLITDGNQTYGNDYQFITTSYNQPIYPIVLGDTITHTDLKIEQLNVNKYAYLKNRFPIEAILVYNGSDNINSNFIVTRGNSTVYSKPISFSKENNSSVINFTLPANAVGVSNFKATLVPIENEKNKINNSKNFAVEVINEKTKIAVVSDLIHPDLGTLKKSIESNEQRSVTFLDSKNIINQINDFQLVILYQPNNKFNNLISLLDTQNKNRFVIIGKETDLDFINRISKTYDFKITNQTENYQAELNLNYSPFIIEDINFESFPPLLSNYGSVIFSVPFETILDKTLNGVSINEPLLATFETNNRREAVLFGENIWQWRAQNYLNTKSFNEFDNFIGKVVQYLASNQLKSRLNIDYESFYNGISNIVIKAEFFDKNYVFDTRESLIITVIDNISKERKEFPLILKNNNYQVDLSSLPASEYSFTVKASNANISKSGNFQILEYNVEQQFLSADVTKLKQLATNSNGKTYFIDNTSDLVSNLLDDNRYTPIQKSNKNTIPLIDWKYLLAVLALSLGLEWFLRKYNGLI, encoded by the coding sequence ATGCAAACAGAAACTCTATTATATATTATACTTGCTGCAATTGTCGCACTTTTAGTTGCACTTTTTCAGTATATTAACAAGAAGAAAAGCATGTCTAAATTAAACATGCTTTTTTCCTTTTTAAGGTTTATAAGTGTGTTTTCTGTTTTACTTCTATTGATAAACCCAAGTTTCGATCAAGTTAAGTTATCTATTGAAAAACCAAATTTAGTTATTGCAATAGACAATTCAAGTTCAATAAAGCATCTAAATCAAAATGAACAAACCTCTAAATTCATTGAAAGCTTAACTAATAATCAAGATTTAAAAGAAAAGTTTAATATAGAACTATATACTTTTGGTGAGTCTTTAAAAACTTTTGATTCATTGAGTTTTTCAGAGAATCAAACCAATATTTTTAATGCATTTAGTCAGCTAAGTCAAGTATATAAACAAACCATTTCGCCTACGCTTTTAATTACAGACGGTAATCAAACTTATGGAAATGATTATCAATTTATTACAACCTCATATAATCAACCAATTTATCCTATAGTTCTTGGGGATACTATAACACATACCGATTTAAAAATTGAACAATTAAACGTTAATAAATATGCTTATTTAAAAAACAGGTTTCCTATTGAGGCAATACTTGTTTATAATGGCAGTGATAATATTAATTCTAATTTTATTGTTACAAGAGGTAATTCGACGGTTTATTCTAAACCTATAAGCTTTTCTAAAGAAAATAATTCGAGTGTCATTAATTTTACCTTGCCCGCAAATGCAGTGGGTGTTAGTAATTTTAAAGCGACACTGGTACCAATAGAAAATGAAAAAAACAAGATTAATAATTCCAAAAATTTTGCAGTTGAAGTTATTAATGAAAAAACAAAAATTGCTGTTGTAAGTGACTTAATTCATCCAGATTTAGGAACACTTAAAAAGAGTATTGAAAGTAATGAACAACGCTCGGTAACGTTTTTAGATTCAAAAAATATAATCAACCAAATAAATGATTTTCAATTAGTTATATTGTATCAGCCAAATAATAAGTTTAATAATTTAATATCGCTTTTAGATACTCAAAACAAAAACAGATTTGTTATTATAGGTAAAGAAACCGATTTAGATTTTATAAACAGAATTAGCAAGACCTATGATTTTAAAATTACAAATCAAACTGAGAATTATCAAGCAGAATTAAATTTAAATTATTCGCCTTTTATAATAGAAGATATAAATTTTGAGTCTTTTCCACCATTACTTTCAAACTATGGAAGTGTTATTTTTTCTGTTCCTTTTGAAACTATTTTAGATAAAACTCTAAATGGTGTTTCGATTAATGAACCTTTACTGGCAACTTTTGAAACTAATAATAGGAGAGAAGCAGTTCTATTTGGTGAGAATATTTGGCAATGGCGCGCTCAAAATTATCTGAACACAAAATCTTTTAACGAATTTGATAACTTTATTGGGAAAGTTGTACAATATTTAGCATCTAATCAGCTTAAAAGTAGATTGAATATTGATTATGAATCGTTTTATAATGGCATTAGTAATATTGTAATAAAAGCTGAGTTCTTTGATAAAAATTATGTTTTTGATACGCGTGAATCTTTGATTATTACTGTTATAGATAATATTTCAAAAGAACGAAAAGAATTTCCGCTTATACTAAAAAACAACAATTATCAGGTAGATTTAAGTAGTTTGCCTGCATCAGAATATAGTTTTACTGTTAAGGCATCAAATGCAAATATTTCTAAATCGGGTAATTTTCAAATTTTAGAATATAATGTAGAGCAGCAGTTTTTGAGTGCAGATGTAACAAAGTTGAAGCAACTGGCTACTAACAGTAATGGAAAAACTTATTTTATTGATAATACAAGTGATTTGGTAAGTAATCTATTGGACGATAATAGATACACACCAATTCAAAAAAGCAATAAAAATACCATACCTTTGATAGATTGGAAATACCTACTCGCAGTTTTAGCTTTAAGCCTAGGATTGGAGTGGTTTTTAAGAAAATATAACGGATTAATTTAA
- the fabG gene encoding 3-oxoacyl-[acyl-carrier-protein] reductase produces the protein MKLLEGKTAIITGASRGIGKGIARVFAEQGANVAFTYSSSVEAANELEKELNELGVKAKGYKSNAASFDEAQKLADDVVAEFGSIDVLVNNAGITKDNLLMRITEEDFDTVIAVNLKSVFNMTKAVQRTMLKQRKGSIINMSSVVGVKGNAGQTNYAASKAGIIGFSKSVALELGSRNIRSNVVAPGFIETEMTAKLDEEVVKGWRAAIPLKRGGTPEDIANVCVFLASDMSAYVTGQTLNVDGGMLT, from the coding sequence ATGAAATTATTAGAAGGAAAAACAGCAATAATAACTGGAGCCAGTAGAGGTATAGGCAAGGGGATTGCTCGAGTATTTGCAGAACAAGGTGCAAATGTTGCTTTCACTTATAGTTCTTCTGTTGAAGCAGCAAACGAACTAGAAAAAGAATTAAATGAATTGGGTGTTAAAGCCAAAGGTTATAAAAGTAACGCTGCTAGTTTTGATGAAGCTCAAAAACTCGCTGATGATGTCGTGGCAGAATTTGGAAGTATTGATGTTTTAGTAAATAACGCAGGTATTACAAAAGATAATTTATTAATGCGTATTACCGAGGAAGATTTTGATACTGTTATTGCTGTAAACTTAAAATCGGTTTTCAATATGACTAAAGCGGTTCAAAGAACCATGTTAAAACAACGTAAAGGCTCAATTATTAATATGAGTTCTGTTGTTGGTGTTAAAGGTAATGCGGGACAAACCAATTATGCTGCTTCTAAAGCTGGAATTATAGGTTTTTCAAAATCTGTAGCACTAGAATTGGGTTCTAGAAATATTAGAAGTAATGTGGTTGCTCCAGGTTTTATTGAAACTGAAATGACTGCTAAATTAGATGAAGAAGTTGTAAAAGGTTGGCGAGCTGCTATTCCATTAAAACGTGGTGGAACACCTGAAGATATAGCAAATGTTTGTGTGTTTTTAGCAAGCGACATGAGTGCTTATGTTACCGGTCAAACTTTAAATGTTGATGGTGGAATGTTAACTTAA